The Gossypium hirsutum isolate 1008001.06 chromosome D02, Gossypium_hirsutum_v2.1, whole genome shotgun sequence region tggggtacttacatgttttgtgttttcatttacaccaaaacattgtaatacctttttcagatattgcttctgatttaaacagagcttgcctctcggtctatctctacttatctccatgccgagaatcttcttggcctcacctagatctttcatctcgaactcttgattcaactgagccttcagcttatctatctcattttggctcttcgaagcgattaacatatcatcaacatacaagagtagataaatgaaagatccgtcatgcagcttctgcaaatatacacaattgtcatatttgcttcttgtgtacttctgccttctcataaagctatcaaatcgcttgtaccactgcctcggggattgcttcaatccatatagcgatttgttaagtttacaaacccaatttctaccaccagcatctgtgtatccttctggctgagtcatatagatctcctcttctaactcaccatgcaagaaagccgtcttaacatcaagttgagctagctccaaattcaactgtgctaccaaggccaacaaaattctaatggaggaatgcttcacaacaggggaaaatacatcattgtagtcaattccctccttctgagcgtagcctttagctaccaatcttgccttgtagcgaatatccttcttgctaggagatccatctttctttgcgaatacccacttgcatccgattgcccttttacctttcggtaattgcgccaactcccaagtattgttcttccgaagagactgcatttcttcatccatggcgcttttccatttatcactttctaagctttgcattgcttcttgataaatgataggaatatcatcaacaacgggaagggcgtaggccaccatatcagtaaatcgagcaggtttacgaatttctctccgtggccttgcaactgcaactggttctggtgtacttagtggttcttgggtcagaacctcttcaacctctaattcctccattgtggctggagaattagacttattaactgggcaaatccccatctgctcaaactccacctgttttggagtacactccacctgctgtggagtattgctcgtctgaatatctttatctgctacctttttcaatgtggcagattcatcaaaggtaacatctctgctacagatcattttctttgtgcttaagcaccaaagacgaaatcccttcactccagaagtgattcccataaagagagctttctttgccctcggatctaactttgactccttcacatggtaatatgcagtggttccaaacacatgtaaggaatcataatctgtagccggttttccagaccatacctccataggagtttttctttctaatgcagatgatggcaaacgattaacaagatggccagcgtatgtcacagcgtcagcccaaaattgcttgcccaacccagcattggacaacatacatcgaactttctccagtaatgttcgattcatacgctctgccaatccgtTCTGCTGTGgcgtatccctaactgtgaagtgtcggacaataccatactcttggcacacatcgaagaacggatcacttttatattcccctccattgtccgtcctaagccgcttgattttcttgccagtctggttttcgatcatagttttccatttaagaaaaactctaagcacttcatccttagttctcatggtatacacccaaactcttctggaaaagtcatcaacaaaagtaacaaagtagtgttttcctcccaatgaaggtgtcttggaaggcccccacacatctgagtgaacatattccaaaataccttttgtattatggatagcagtaccgaatttcactctcttttgctttcccagaacacaatgctcgtaaaattttaatttgcaagcctttgcacctttcaacaatccttgctttgccagaatttgcaaggatttttcgctggcatgtcccaacttcatatgccacaactgtattgagtccaattctttgttgccggaaactgcagcgactgctccaataactgtactaccttggtagtaatataagttatttttcctgatgcccttcaatatcacaagtgcgccagatgtcactttcaaaaccccatctttCATAGTAACAAGTGAACCATTGGATtacaaggctcccaatgagatgagatttttcttcaaactgggcacgtaccgaacatcagtcagaactctggttgatccatctttattctttaattggattgaacctatcccaacagttttacaggcattgtcattgcccatataaacaactcctccatttagttctactaaatcagagaaccactcccggttaagggacatatgataggtacaacccgaatccaatatccactcatctgaatggaacgacgatgatgatgcaaccagtgatagttcagagtcactagtatcatgcttagcaacacaagtatctacagcagcttttcccttattcttcagctttggacaatttttcttccagtggcctttctcatgacaaaaagcacattcatctttcccgagtctggactttgactttgatctccccttttgagttttcttccgagtgtatgaacgacctcggactactaaagcttctgtatctcttattgagtttttctgtttgtccttctttctctgttcataactgtataaggccgcacagacttcgctcagagatatatcactcctgccatgaagtagagtagtttctaggaactcaaactcctcaggaagtgaccccaacagcatcaaagccaaatcttcatctttgaatgtctcatccatattcagcaaatcagtgactaactgattaaatttggtgatgtgatcattcattgtggtacttgggacgtatgtgaagcgaaacagtcttttcatcaagtggagcttattttgactgtttttcttcaaaaaaatttcttcaagtgccacccacaacttatttgcagaagtctcctttgaaaaagcatacccctgctctcgagaaaggcatgatcgaattgtgccacatgccaaccgattgatcgccttccaatctttctcctgtacatcatctggtttctcttcatcaatggcaatgtctagaccctgctgaaaaagggcatctagaacctcactttgccacataccaaaatggcccgtgccatcaaagatctccacggccaatcttgcatttgcaattgtcggtcttgtccacatggacgatgttgaagctcctacaccgaccgttttctccataatctttcaatatacctaaggaaatcttttctgatgtggaagatcagtttaaactgcaaccacagagcatactacgattaaccttcggctcttgataccacttgttgttccaatagggtcggaagcgtgtaaattattgtactaaaaaatcacacaaagttcaattcccagggaagaaaggtggatcacatggatctcttaaataccaagtctttccttagacagaatatcccttctatagtaatttaatagcacaattaaatactactattataccctcaaatattgaaagaaaaataggacaagaaagaacacaagagttttaacgaggttcggtaaattatacctacgtcctcgggcactaacaccagatgataactttactatcttcaaagtattacaaacaaatagaattccttaagaattctcaaatgggagaaaaagaaaactaagagagaaaaattggttgggatgaattgaaatgagaaatgagaaggcctatttatagttgaggttcaaggaccaaacaataaatagcccattatctcaaggaccaaaaaaaattatcccttaccacttttccaaagttggtggttgtcattattgattgtctcccattaatgttaatgacaaccattattaattgtcttccattaatgttaacaattatAACTTCAAATTTCATACACTGTTGGCAGAGGCAGAAGCAATGAAGAAAGAATTGATCAAATTGAGGCAGATAAATCCAGAAATTGTGATCATGCAAGAACAATACGCTAACGATAACGACGGGAATTTCATCAAACGCTTGGAGTACTCTTTTCGATATTACTCTAACTTTTTTCAATATTATTCTAATCTTTTCAAATCTGGGAAACCTCTGGACTACAATACAGCTAAATATTATATGAGACAGATTCATAACATTGTGGCATGTGAAGGCAGGGATCGAATTATGCGACACCAGAGTTTGGATGAATGGCGAGATCTGTTGTTAACAGCGGGCTTTCTTCAAATTCCATTCCAGAAAGATGTTGAGAATTTACATGCTCTGTATTGGGTAGAGGAAATCAAGGAGGAAAAAGGGTGCTTGGTTTTAAGTCACAAGGATTGCCTAATCTTGTTCGTATCATGTTGGAGACCCAGAGCTGGAGAAGAGCATTTCAAAT contains the following coding sequences:
- the LOC121214894 gene encoding DELLA protein 2-like → MKKELIKLRQINPEIVIMQEQYANDNDGNFIKRLEYSFRYYSNFFQYYSNLFKSGKPLDYNTAKYYMRQIHNIVACEGRDRIMRHQSLDEWRDLLLTAGFLQIPFQKDVENLHALYWVEEIKEEKGCLVLSHKDCLILFVSCWRPRAGEEHFKFNLNSNKLRQGFNPRPFQPFPEVSTFIY